CGGCGTCCGCGCCAGAGCCGTGTCTCGGTTTCGACGCGGATATCCAGCGTGGCGCTGAGCGCGGCCAGCACCTTGTCCACGTTGCTGACGGGAAACGAGCCCGACAGCCGCAGGTCCGACACGGCAGGGTCGCAGCTGATCGTGTCACGGCTATAGCGGCCCAGCTCGGCAACGAAGTCGGCCAGGCGCATGCCGCGCGCGACGATGAAGCCGTCCTTCCAGGCGACCTGGTTTTCCTCGGCGGCGGCGGGCTGCGCGACACGGCCCGCCGAGTAGTTGGCGCGCAATCCCGCTTGCAACGTCAGTGCGTGCTCGGCGTCGTTGCGCGGCCGGATCTGGACCGCGCCCTGGAACACGCTGACTTCCGTCGAGCCATCCAGCAGCCGCACGGCGTACTCGGTGCCCAGTGCGCGGGCGGTGCCGTGGGCGGTCTCGACGCAGAAAGGGCGGTTGGGCCCGCTCGATTCATGGGCCGTCGTGATCAGGATCTCGCCTGCGAGGAGCGTCACGCGCCGGTGTTCGGCGGTGTAGCTTACGTCGATGGCGCTGTCCGTGTTCAACACCACGCGGGTGCCATCCGGCAGCGAGAGGTTGCGGCGTTCGCCGATGGCGGTGCGGTGGTCTGATGTCCAGGTGCGCCACGGCGTGATCTGGCCGACGCCCCAGGCCGCGCCGCTTGCAATGGCCAGGGCGCTCATGGTTTTCAGTGCGCGGCGGCGCTGGGCGGAGGCGGGCGCGGCCAGGGCTGCCTGCGCGATGGCCGCGTTGGCGGGTCCGGCGAGCGGCCGCAGCGTGCCCTGCACGGATTCGATGCGCAGCCACGCGCGCTCGTGGTCCGGGTGCGCGGCACGCCACGAGGTCCATTCACGCACCGTTTCCGGCGCGACAGGGTCGTCCTGCAGTTCCACCAGCCATTCCAGCGCGCGTTGCGCGACGGCGGGCGGCAGGGTGGAGGCGTCGCGCGTGTTGCCGTACCAGGACGAGGCGGACATGCGCCGGGTCATCCGGTAAAGGAAAGATCGGCAAAGCAGCAGCGCTGCAGGGCCTTGACGAGGTAACGCTTGACGGTGGGGACCGAAATGCCCAGCGCGTCGGCGACCTGGGCATGCGTGTGCCCCTCCAGTTGCGACAGCAGAAAGGCCTGCCGCACGATGGCGGGCAGACCGTCCAGCAGGCGGTCCAGCTCCAGCAAGGTTTCCAGCACGATGGCCCGGTCCTCGGGCGACCAGTGCACGGCTTGCGGCGCCTGGGCCAGCGCTTCTAGATACGCGCGCTCCAGCTTCTCGCGGCGCCAGTGGTTGGACACCAGGTGCTGCGCCACGGTGGTCAGAAACGCGCGCGGTTCCGTCAGCGTCGCGGGAATGCGTTCGCTGCTCAGCAGGCGAATGAAGGTGTCGTGCGCCAGGTCTTCGGCCTGATCCGCGTTGCCCAGGCGTCGGCGAAACCAGCCCCTGAGCCAGGAGTGGTGGTCGCTATAAAGCGTTTCGATGGAGGAGGGGAAGGCGCATCCCGGCGTACTCAACATCCAACCTTTTGGTCAAGCCGCCGGCGCCTCGCAGTCGGAGACGGGACAACTGCACATGCGAATTTCTGGAAATAGTAATTGTTATTATTACCGATTCCGGGCAGGGCTTGTCAAATTGTTGCCGGTTGCGGGTAACCGGGCGTTGCCGTTAAACGTCAGCGTGGCGCGGCAGGCGCCAGAAAGGCGCCCTGGGTTTGCGCATACGCCTGTTGCGAGGCCAGATAGGCGTCGCGCGACGGAATCAGGTGATCGCGGCACACCGCCATCAGCGCGTCGCGATCGCCGTCGCGCAGCGCCTGGATCATCGTCCAGTGTTCCTGGCGCGCGCGTTCGCGGTGACCGGCCGTCACCAGCGAGCCGAAGCGGATCGGATGGGTGCGGCGCGCGTATTCCTCGATGGCCTGTCCCAGCACCGCGTTGTCCAGCAGCCCCACGAATTCACGATGAAAGCGCTGGTTGCTGCGGAACACGCGGCGCGCGTCGCCGGCCGCGACGGCGGCATCGTGTTCGCGCTGCACCATCACCAACGCCGCCAGCCGCGCCTCGGACACGGGCAGCGGCATCTGGCGGGCGGCGTGCACTTCCAGCACTTCTCGCAAGGCGTACAGCTCCATCACCTCGCGCACGGAAAACGCACGCACCACCGCGCCGATGTTGCGCTTTTTCTCGACCACGCCCAGCAGTTCCAGGTCGACCAGCACCTGGCGCACGGCGTGCCGCTTCATGCCAAAGCGCGCCATCAGCTCGTCCTCGGTCAGGCGTTCGCGCGGATGCAGCCGGCCGAAGACGATGTCTTCTTCCAGTGCGGCCACCGCTGCCTGGACGGCGTCGGGGGCGGGTTCCTGCAAGGCGGCGGGCGTGATGGCGTTCATGGCGGAGCGAAGGCGTTACTTCTTGGGGACGGTGTCGTTCGTGACGCCGGCACGCAGGAAGTCGAAGTCGACGCCCTGGTCGGCCTGCGTGACGGACTGCAGGAACAGCTTGCGGTAGCCGCGGTCGGCAACGGGGCGGGTGATGGGCTGGGCGGCGGCGCGGCGCGCCAGCTCGGCGTCGTCGACCAGCAGCGCGATTTCGCGCTGGGCCACCGACAGGCGGATGCGGTCGCCGTTCTGCACATACGCCAGCGGGCCGCCGATGGCGGATTCGGGCGTGACGTGCAGCACGATGGTGCCGGCCGCGGTGCCGCTCATGCGGCCGTCCGAGATCCGGACCATGTCCTTGACGCCCGCGCGGGCCAGCTTCTTGGGAATGGGCATGTAGCCGGCTTCGGGCATGCCCGGCGCGCCGGTGGGGCCGATGCGCTTGAGCACCAGGATGTCGTCGGCCGTCACGTCCAGCGCGTCGTCGTCGATGCGGCGCGCCATGTCTTCGGCGTCCTCGAACACCACGGCGCGGCCTTCGTGCTCCATCAGCTTGGGGTTGGCTGCCGATTGCTTGATGATGGCGCCGCCGGGCGCGAGGTTGCCGCGCAGCACGGCCAGGCCGCCGACCGGATAGATCGGCGCGTCGGCCGTGCGGATGACGTCCTGCTTGAAGGGCGGCGGGGCGTCGTCCAGTTCTTCGCCGAGCGTGCGGCCGGACACGGTGAGGACGTCCAGATGCAGGAACGGGCGCAGCTCGCGCAGCAGCGCCGGCATGCCGCCCGCATCGTGGAAGTCTTCCATATAGTGCTGGCCCGACGGCTTCAGGTCGACGAGCACGGGCGTCTCGCGGCTGATGCGGTCCAGGCCCGCCAGGTCGATGTCGATGCCCAGGCGGCCGGCGATGGCGGTCAGGTGGACGATGCCGTTGGTCGACCCGCCGATGGCGAGCAGCACGCGCAGGGCGTTTTCGATGGACTTGCCGTTCAGGATGCGGTCCGGGGTCAGGCGCGAGGCCGCCATGGCGACGGCGGTGGCGCCGGTGTGTTCGGCCACGCGGACGCGGTCGGCGGTGACGGCCGGGGCGGACGCGCCGCCCGACACCATCATGCCCAGGGCTTCGGTGATGCAGGCCATGGTGCTGGCCGTGCCCATGACGGAACAGGTGCCGACGCTGGCCACAAGCTGGTTGTTCACATCGGCGATCTCGACGGCGTCGATCTCTTCGGCGCGATAGCGGCCCCAGTAGCGGCGGCAGTCCGTGCAGGCGCCCACGCGTTCGCCGCGGTGCGAGCCGGTCAGCATCGAGCCGGTGACGAGCTGAATGGCGGGCACGCCGGCCGAGGCGGCGCCCATCAGTTGCGCGGGCACGGTCTTGTCGCAGCCGCCGATCAGCACGACGGCGTCCATCGGCTGCGCGCGGATCATCTCCTCGGTGTCCATGGACATGAGGTTGCGCAGGTACATGCTGGTGGGTTGCGAGAAGCTCTCGTGCACCGAGATGGTGGGAAAGTCCATGGGCAGGCCGCCGGCGAGCATGACGCCGCGCTTGACGGCCTCGATCAGCTGCGGTGCGTTGCCGTGGCAGGGGTTGTAGCTGCTGCCGGTGTTGACGATACCGATGATGGGACGGGCCAGCGCGTCGTCCGACAGGCCGGCGCCCTTGATGAAGGCTTTGCGCAGGAACAGCGAAAAACCAATGTCGCCGTAGTTGGTCAGCCCGCGGGCGACGCCGCGCGCGGTGGCGCTGTCGCTGTCAAAGGGGCCCTTGCCGGGCTTGCCGCCCTTGGTGTCGTCCGTCATTTTCAGTCCCGATAATATTATTGATAATCCAGGTTAGACATCATATCCAGCCCTTTAGGCGGCCTGCAAGCGGTTTATGGCGGCGTGGTTATTGATCTGAATTGAAGATCAGTCGATAGAAAAATACCGATTCTTCAATCAAGAGACGACCCCTACACTGGCGCCGTTGACGAACCGGGCGTCCGATCATTCCTATACCCATCCCGGCTGGAGAGACCACATGTCAGACCTGCGTCTGCGGCCGCGCCGCGCCGTGCTGTTTTCCCTGCTGGCCGTGTGCGCCGGTATTGCTGCCCCGGCGTATTCGGCCGACGCCTATCCCGACAAGCCCATCCGCATGATCGTGCCTTACCCGCCCGGCGGCGCCACCGACGTGATCGGCCGCGTGCTGGCGCAGGAACTGACGGGTGCGCTGGGCCAGACCGTGGTGGTGGAAAACCGCGCGGGCGCCGCCGGCAACATCGGTGCGGACCAGGTCGCCAAGGCTCAGCCCGATGGCTACACGCTGCTGATGGGCGCGCTGACCAGCCACTCCATCAACGCCGCGCTGTACCGCGGCCGCGTCACGTACGACGTGGAAAAGAGCTTCGCGCCGGTCGCCATCGTGGGCACGGTGCCCCTGGTGTTCGTGGTGAACCCGTCGGTGCCGGCCAAGACGCTGCCCGAATTCATCGCGCTGGCCAAGTCCAAGCCCGGCTACATGACCATGGCGTCTGCCGGCAACGGCTCGCCCCAACATCTGGCCGGCGAAATGTTCAAGCGCACCGCGGGCGCAGACATCCTGCACGTGCCCTACAAGGGCAGCGGTCCCGCCATGACCGACCTGATGGGCGGCCAGGTGCTCAGCATGATCGAGACCGTGCCTGCGGCGCAGGGCAACATCAAGGCGGGCAAGCTGCGCGCGCTGGCGGTGACCTCGTCGCAACGCGTCGATGCGCTGCCTGACGTGCCCACCGCCGCCGAAGCCGGCCTGAAGGACTTCGAGGTGAGCTCGATGTTCGGCATCGTGGCCCCGGCCAACACGCCGGCGCCAGTCATCGACCGCCTGAATGCCGAGCTCAAGAAGATTCTGGCCAAGCCCGAGGTCAAGGCGTCGCTCTTGAACCAGGGCGCAATTGCCACGTGGACGACGCCCGCCGATGCCGGCGCACGCGTGTCCGCCGAAGTCGCGCGCTGGACCAAGGTGATCGACGAGGCGGGCGTGAAGGGCGAGTAAGCCGCTTCTGCCGGCGCGCCACGCGCCATTCCCGACACGCGCCGGAAATTCGCCACGAATTTCCGGCGTTCTCTTTTTTGCGGCTACTGAAAGGAAACGAAATAATCGCTTCCGCCAATTTGTGCACTGCGCTGGGAAAGCCGCTGTATTTCACAGAATTGCATAACGCCGCTGAACGGCTACGCAATAAATCGCAATAAAGCGTTTTCAGGCCCAGAAAAGGTGGTTGACCCCAAATTCAGTAGACCGTAATGTGTTCCGCGGGCCTTAGGACGGCGGGGGGATACCAATGACTGAGAACCAGGACGAAAAATCGATCCTGCACACGCATTTCGGTACGCATAGCCCATATTGGCGTTTGTCCGCCGATAGCGATGCGATTGAACTCGCCGCAGTCAAGGGCGCGACCAATATCGCCATGGCCTTGCGCCCGGATCAGGCCGAAGCCGTGCGCAGCCTGACGGGCATCACGTCAAGCGTGCGGATCGACATCATGCTGTATGGCGATCTGCTGCATCTGCACCTGGTCGGCCGCAAGATCAATCCCAACGAATGGGCCGGCACCGCATCGGCCCACACCGATACCGAATCCGTCGCCAAGGACCTCGTCGAAGGTCTGTCGTTTGCCGAAACGGTGGTGTCCGAAGCCAATTCGGTCATCGTGATCGTCGACCAGAACGGGCGCGTGCAGCGCTTCAACAAGCTCAGCGAGGAATACACCGGCAAGCGCGAACAGGACATCGTGGGCCGCAGCGTCTTCGAGATGTTCATGACGCGCGAAGAGGCCATTGCCTCGCGGCGCAATATCGCCGAGTTCTACAAGCGCGGGCAGTCGTACGAGGTCGAGCGCACGATCAACACGGTCAAGGGCCCGCGCCTGTTCCTGTTCCGCAATAAGTTCGTCACCAGCGGCAGCGGCGAAAAGCGCGTCTACCTGATCTGCTCGGGCACCGACATCACCGAAGAACGCCAGGCGCAGGAGCGTCTGCGGGTGCTGGCCAATACCGACATGCTGACCAACCTGCCCAACCGCCACGCGATCACGTCGCGGTTGAAGGCGGCGCTGGCGGCGGGCCGGGAAGGGCGGGGCGGCGTGCTGTTCCTGGACCTGGACAACTTCAAGCGCATCAACGACCACTACGGCCACGGTTTTGGCGACCGGCTGTTGAAAGCAGTGGCGGTCGCGATTTCGACCTGCCTGTCCGAAGGCCAGACGCTGGCGCGCCTGGGCGGCGACGAGTTCATCGTGCTGCAGGAAGAGGCGCAGGCCTGGCAGCTTGAGGCCACGGCGCAGCGCATCATCGACCGCCTGCGCGAACCCTTCCGTCAGGGCCTCATCGAGGTCTACACCAGTTGCTCAATCGGCATTGCGATGTACCCCGACCACGGCGCAGACCTGGACAGCGTGGTGCGTAGCGCCGATATCGCCATGTACGTGGCCAAGGAAGCGGGTCGCCATACGTACCGCGTGTTCCAGCCCGATATGGATCGCCGCAACGCGGACTATGTCTGGCTGGACACGAACCTTCGCAAGGCGCTGGCCGAGAACCACCTGATGCTGTACTACCAGCCCAAGCTGGTCGGCCGCACGGGCGAGGTCGACGGCGTGGAAGCGCTGGTGCGCTGGCGTTCACCCGAGCGCGGCATGGTGGGCCCCGATACCTTCATCCCGTATGCCGAGGAGTCGGGCCTCATTTCGCCGCTGGGCGTCTGGGTGATGCGCGAAGCCGCCCGGCAGGCCGCGGCCTGGAAGCGAGAGGGCCTGAATCTGCGCATCGCGATCAACATGTCGGCCCGCCAGCTTGACGACAAGGGCGTGGTCAGCGAGTTCATGCGGGCCATCAGCGACGCGAACCTCAACCCCTGCCTGGTCGACATCGAGCTCACGGAAAGCTGCCTGATCGACGATGAAGACGCCGCCATCGAACTCATCAAGCAGTTCCGGCAATTGGGGGCGCGCGTGCATCTGGATGATTTCGGCACGGGCTATTCGTCGCTGTCGCAGCTGGCGCGCATTCCGCTGGACGCAATCAAGCTCGACGCCAGCTTCGTGCGGGGCGTCAACGAGAATCCGGTGTCGCAGGCGCTTGCGCGCGCCATCGTCGCCGTGGCGCGCACGCTCGAGCTCCAGGTGATTGCCGAGGGCGTGGAGACCCAGGAAGAAACCGTCTTCCTGGACACCCTGGGCGTGGACGCCAAGCAGGGCTACCTGTACGCCAAGCCCATGCCCGCGGCAGAGCTCACCGCCTGGCTGGCGCAGCGCCGCCGGCTGCATCTCATTGCGTGACGCAACCGGCGGCTTGCCGCCGGATCAGTGCATGGTGGCCACTTCGGTGGCCTCCGAACTGCTCGCCGTGCGGCGGTTCTGCGCCATCACCAGCCGCTCCATATAGGCACGGTCCTTCGGATCGATCGAGAAGGCGGCCTCGACCCAGTCCTCGGTAATGTCCATCAGCTCGGCGCGCGGCAGGGTCAGCACGCGTTGGCGGGCGCGCAGCATGGCGCGCATGCCGTTGAGCTTGGGCCGCATCACGTCGATGAAGGTGCGCGTGGCCTTGAAGGCCTCGCCCGGCTCGAACAGCACGTCCACCAGACCGCGGCCGTGGTACCACTCGGCCGTGTGCGATTCGCCGGTGCTGATCAGCTCCTCGGCCAGCTTCATGCCGGAGCGGCGCGCGACGAGCGAATAGCCGCCCATGCCGGGGAACAGGTTGAACGCCATCTCAGGGAAGCCCATGCGCGCATTGTTCTGCGCGAGCACGAAGTGGTGGGCCAGCGCGGCCTCGAAGCCGCCGCCCAGCGCGGTGCCTTCGATCATGGCGAGCGAAATGGCGCCGGTATCAAAACCCCGCGTGGCGGCATGCACGCAGTCGACGCATGCACGGGCATAGGCCCGCAGCGCTTCGCGCTTGCCGGTGCGGATGGCCTCGGCAAAGAAGTTCAGGTCGCCGCCGACGTTGTAGATCTGCGGCACCAGCGAGCCGGTGACCCAGAAGTCGATGGGCAGGCCGGAATCCTTGGCGGCGCGCGCCAGGGTCATGATCTCGTCGATGAGTTCAAGGTTAAAGCACGGGCGCGGTTGCGCGCGCAGCATCATCCACATGACACGGCGACCTTCCTCGTAATACGCGGAGATCTGCTTCAGATTGCCTGCGGCGGTAAAGGGGTGGCAGTCCGGATGAATGAGTTGATTCATTGCTTTCGTCCAATCGATCAAGGTGAGTCGGAGTACTGCCGGGTCAGGCTAAACCACGGCTTACGGACTCCGTCTCATGCAAACCTCGTCCAACTGGCCAGACTTTTCCGTAAATCAAAGTCCCGAGCGCGCGAACTGAAATTTTGAAAACTGCGGATGACGCCTCGGTCCATCGGGCGAGGCGCGCATGGGTAATTCGGATGAGGACATCAGCAAATATGCGGCATTCAGCACCGTGAAAGAAAAGCCCGGCCGAAGGGCCGGGCTCGTGCGTTGGGATGAGTGCGCGCTTGCAGTCCGCGTCGGCGCGCGCGAAAAATTTTCAGGCCACGCCGCCATTCGCGCGCACGATCTGCCCGTTTACCCACCCGCTGTCGGGTCCCGCCAGGAACGAGACGATGCCCGCGATGTCATCCGGTTGGCCCAGGCGTTCCAGCGGTGGCATTTTGGCGTAGTGCTCGATCAGTTCGGGGCTCTTGCCCTTGAAGAACAGCTCGGTGGCCACAGGCCCGGGGGCGACCGCGTTGACGGTGATGCGGCGTCCGCGCAGTTCCTTGGCGAAGACCTGCGTCAGGCTTTCGACGGCGGCCTTGCTGGCGATGTAGACCGAGTAGCCGGGCAGGTTGAGTGCGACGGTGGTGCTGGACACGTTGACGATGCTGCCCCCATCGGTCATTCGGGCGGCGGCCTCGCGCAGCGTGTTGAAGGTGCCACGGGTGTTGATGTCGAACGTCCGGTCGTACAGGTCGTCGCTGGTTTCGGCCAGCGGTTGCACCTGCAGCACGCCCGCGCTGTTGACCAGCACGTCGATCCGGCCGAATTCGGCGTGAACGGCATCGAACATCGCACGCACGTCATCGGGCTTGGCGACATCGGCGCGCACGGCCAGGGCGCGTCCACCGCCTTGGCGGACTTCGCCGGCCAGCGCATCGGCTTCTGTCGCGCTGGAAGCGTAGTTGATGGCGACGGCAAACCCGTCATTTGCCAGGCGGCGCACGATGGCGGCGCCGATGCCGCGCGAGCCGCCGGTGACGAGGGCAACGCGCGGGGAAGCTTGGTCGTTCATGGGTTCTCTCCTTTTGTTGGATGGGTGAGAGGAATGATCGACTATTCCGATCCAAAGATAATTACGCGCACTTTGCTAAGATAATTTCATTTGCTTTAACAATAGCGATAACGATAGCGGGCCAAGGGCATGGATCGATTTCAGGAAATGCAGGTGTTCGTGCGCATTGCCGAGCGGGGCAGTTTCACCAAGGCGTCGGACGACCTGCGCATCCCGCGCGCCACCGTCACCAACCTGATCAAGCGCAT
The DNA window shown above is from Achromobacter spanius and carries:
- a CDS encoding FecR family protein produces the protein MSASSWYGNTRDASTLPPAVAQRALEWLVELQDDPVAPETVREWTSWRAAHPDHERAWLRIESVQGTLRPLAGPANAAIAQAALAAPASAQRRRALKTMSALAIASGAAWGVGQITPWRTWTSDHRTAIGERRNLSLPDGTRVVLNTDSAIDVSYTAEHRRVTLLAGEILITTAHESSGPNRPFCVETAHGTARALGTEYAVRLLDGSTEVSVFQGAVQIRPRNDAEHALTLQAGLRANYSAGRVAQPAAAEENQVAWKDGFIVARGMRLADFVAELGRYSRDTISCDPAVSDLRLSGSFPVSNVDKVLAALSATLDIRVETETRLWRGRRLHLIAGPGAARPTPPLQNS
- a CDS encoding sigma-70 family RNA polymerase sigma factor, giving the protein MLSTPGCAFPSSIETLYSDHHSWLRGWFRRRLGNADQAEDLAHDTFIRLLSSERIPATLTEPRAFLTTVAQHLVSNHWRREKLERAYLEALAQAPQAVHWSPEDRAIVLETLLELDRLLDGLPAIVRQAFLLSQLEGHTHAQVADALGISVPTVKRYLVKALQRCCFADLSFTG
- a CDS encoding GntR family transcriptional regulator, which translates into the protein MNAITPAALQEPAPDAVQAAVAALEEDIVFGRLHPRERLTEDELMARFGMKRHAVRQVLVDLELLGVVEKKRNIGAVVRAFSVREVMELYALREVLEVHAARQMPLPVSEARLAALVMVQREHDAAVAAGDARRVFRSNQRFHREFVGLLDNAVLGQAIEEYARRTHPIRFGSLVTAGHRERARQEHWTMIQALRDGDRDALMAVCRDHLIPSRDAYLASQQAYAQTQGAFLAPAAPR
- a CDS encoding IlvD/Edd family dehydratase, with the translated sequence MTDDTKGGKPGKGPFDSDSATARGVARGLTNYGDIGFSLFLRKAFIKGAGLSDDALARPIIGIVNTGSSYNPCHGNAPQLIEAVKRGVMLAGGLPMDFPTISVHESFSQPTSMYLRNLMSMDTEEMIRAQPMDAVVLIGGCDKTVPAQLMGAASAGVPAIQLVTGSMLTGSHRGERVGACTDCRRYWGRYRAEEIDAVEIADVNNQLVASVGTCSVMGTASTMACITEALGMMVSGGASAPAVTADRVRVAEHTGATAVAMAASRLTPDRILNGKSIENALRVLLAIGGSTNGIVHLTAIAGRLGIDIDLAGLDRISRETPVLVDLKPSGQHYMEDFHDAGGMPALLRELRPFLHLDVLTVSGRTLGEELDDAPPPFKQDVIRTADAPIYPVGGLAVLRGNLAPGGAIIKQSAANPKLMEHEGRAVVFEDAEDMARRIDDDALDVTADDILVLKRIGPTGAPGMPEAGYMPIPKKLARAGVKDMVRISDGRMSGTAAGTIVLHVTPESAIGGPLAYVQNGDRIRLSVAQREIALLVDDAELARRAAAQPITRPVADRGYRKLFLQSVTQADQGVDFDFLRAGVTNDTVPKK
- a CDS encoding Bug family tripartite tricarboxylate transporter substrate binding protein; protein product: MSDLRLRPRRAVLFSLLAVCAGIAAPAYSADAYPDKPIRMIVPYPPGGATDVIGRVLAQELTGALGQTVVVENRAGAAGNIGADQVAKAQPDGYTLLMGALTSHSINAALYRGRVTYDVEKSFAPVAIVGTVPLVFVVNPSVPAKTLPEFIALAKSKPGYMTMASAGNGSPQHLAGEMFKRTAGADILHVPYKGSGPAMTDLMGGQVLSMIETVPAAQGNIKAGKLRALAVTSSQRVDALPDVPTAAEAGLKDFEVSSMFGIVAPANTPAPVIDRLNAELKKILAKPEVKASLLNQGAIATWTTPADAGARVSAEVARWTKVIDEAGVKGE
- the pdeR gene encoding cyclic di-GMP phosphodiesterase is translated as MTENQDEKSILHTHFGTHSPYWRLSADSDAIELAAVKGATNIAMALRPDQAEAVRSLTGITSSVRIDIMLYGDLLHLHLVGRKINPNEWAGTASAHTDTESVAKDLVEGLSFAETVVSEANSVIVIVDQNGRVQRFNKLSEEYTGKREQDIVGRSVFEMFMTREEAIASRRNIAEFYKRGQSYEVERTINTVKGPRLFLFRNKFVTSGSGEKRVYLICSGTDITEERQAQERLRVLANTDMLTNLPNRHAITSRLKAALAAGREGRGGVLFLDLDNFKRINDHYGHGFGDRLLKAVAVAISTCLSEGQTLARLGGDEFIVLQEEAQAWQLEATAQRIIDRLREPFRQGLIEVYTSCSIGIAMYPDHGADLDSVVRSADIAMYVAKEAGRHTYRVFQPDMDRRNADYVWLDTNLRKALAENHLMLYYQPKLVGRTGEVDGVEALVRWRSPERGMVGPDTFIPYAEESGLISPLGVWVMREAARQAAAWKREGLNLRIAINMSARQLDDKGVVSEFMRAISDANLNPCLVDIELTESCLIDDEDAAIELIKQFRQLGARVHLDDFGTGYSSLSQLARIPLDAIKLDASFVRGVNENPVSQALARAIVAVARTLELQVIAEGVETQEETVFLDTLGVDAKQGYLYAKPMPAAELTAWLAQRRRLHLIA
- a CDS encoding crotonase/enoyl-CoA hydratase family protein, which translates into the protein MNQLIHPDCHPFTAAGNLKQISAYYEEGRRVMWMMLRAQPRPCFNLELIDEIMTLARAAKDSGLPIDFWVTGSLVPQIYNVGGDLNFFAEAIRTGKREALRAYARACVDCVHAATRGFDTGAISLAMIEGTALGGGFEAALAHHFVLAQNNARMGFPEMAFNLFPGMGGYSLVARRSGMKLAEELISTGESHTAEWYHGRGLVDVLFEPGEAFKATRTFIDVMRPKLNGMRAMLRARQRVLTLPRAELMDITEDWVEAAFSIDPKDRAYMERLVMAQNRRTASSSEATEVATMH
- a CDS encoding SDR family oxidoreductase is translated as MNDQASPRVALVTGGSRGIGAAIVRRLANDGFAVAINYASSATEADALAGEVRQGGGRALAVRADVAKPDDVRAMFDAVHAEFGRIDVLVNSAGVLQVQPLAETSDDLYDRTFDINTRGTFNTLREAAARMTDGGSIVNVSSTTVALNLPGYSVYIASKAAVESLTQVFAKELRGRRITVNAVAPGPVATELFFKGKSPELIEHYAKMPPLERLGQPDDIAGIVSFLAGPDSGWVNGQIVRANGGVA